The Solibacillus daqui genome has a segment encoding these proteins:
- a CDS encoding C40 family peptidase, with translation MKKAIKVALTGAVLSGVLCSASLVEASSYIVQKGDTLSKIAKAHNTTIQQLKQWNQLSGDQIYIAQSLVVTKLGSSNNGGTSNTASEEIKQDVQKSLSHKVIKGDTLSKIAKKYSTTVENIILWNNLKSDSIKVGQKLMINKDTDIIDEAPTANEVEAEINFKETADEAIEKQLNSEKTAALSISKANTELYTKALEIAMLAIDIPYKYGGNTIEGFDCSGFISYVYNNAGLKLERKSSLQYFEQDTQKVQQPLPGDIVFFKNTYIPTISHMGIYIGGDQFIHAGTKGINISNVNEKYWNERFVAYKRLTTVK, from the coding sequence ATGAAGAAAGCTATAAAAGTAGCGCTAACAGGAGCGGTACTTTCAGGTGTATTATGTTCGGCGTCATTAGTAGAAGCATCATCTTATATCGTACAAAAAGGGGATACTCTATCAAAAATTGCGAAAGCTCACAACACGACAATTCAGCAGTTGAAACAATGGAATCAATTATCAGGGGATCAAATATACATAGCACAGTCCTTAGTTGTTACTAAATTAGGAAGTTCAAACAATGGTGGGACTTCTAATACTGCTTCTGAAGAAATCAAGCAAGATGTGCAAAAGTCCCTTTCTCACAAGGTGATAAAAGGGGATACACTATCAAAAATTGCAAAGAAATATAGCACAACTGTTGAAAATATTATACTATGGAACAATTTAAAATCCGATTCTATTAAAGTAGGGCAGAAGCTTATGATTAATAAAGATACGGATATAATTGATGAAGCACCGACAGCAAATGAAGTCGAGGCGGAGATTAATTTTAAAGAAACAGCTGATGAAGCAATTGAAAAACAACTAAATAGTGAAAAAACAGCAGCACTTTCTATATCAAAGGCCAATACAGAGTTGTATACAAAAGCGCTTGAAATTGCCATGCTAGCTATTGATATACCATATAAATACGGTGGTAATACAATAGAAGGTTTTGATTGCAGCGGTTTTATAAGCTATGTATATAACAATGCTGGGCTTAAGTTAGAGCGCAAATCAAGCCTACAATATTTTGAACAAGATACACAAAAGGTACAACAACCATTACCGGGGGATATCGTATTTTTCAAAAATACTTATATTCCAACGATTTCACATATGGGAATCTATATTGGTGGTGACCAATTTATTCATGCTGGTACAAAGGGAATTAACATTAGTAATGTCAATGAAAAATACTGGAATGAGCGTTTTGTAGCGTACAAACGTTTAACTACCGTAAAATAA
- a CDS encoding C40 family peptidase, producing the protein MNYIKLIRNTVLTLAAAFVIFFSPVHENEASAASYSIEELDKISSKYMGVRYSYGGTTSNGFDCSGYVRQVFKELGITSLDRTSADMYAQGTAVKKSDLQPGDLVFFNTSGNRVSHVGIYIGSGKFAHASTSKGVIKTSINDKYYWANKYVGAKRIANFQTNSQIAALEDDSDVDNTPETDTE; encoded by the coding sequence ATGAACTACATTAAATTAATACGTAATACGGTACTAACTTTGGCAGCGGCATTCGTCATCTTCTTCTCACCAGTGCATGAAAACGAAGCTTCTGCTGCATCATATTCTATAGAGGAATTAGATAAAATATCTTCAAAATATATGGGTGTGCGTTATTCATATGGTGGAACAACTTCAAATGGCTTTGACTGTTCAGGTTATGTTCGCCAAGTGTTTAAAGAGTTAGGTATTACTTCACTAGATCGTACATCTGCAGATATGTATGCCCAAGGTACAGCAGTGAAGAAAAGCGACTTACAACCAGGTGATTTAGTATTCTTCAACACTTCTGGTAATCGCGTATCACATGTAGGAATTTACATTGGCTCAGGCAAGTTTGCCCACGCTTCAACTAGTAAGGGTGTTATTAAAACGAGCATTAATGACAAATATTATTGGGCTAACAAATATGTTGGCGCTAAACGCATCGCAAATTTCCAAACAAATAGTCAAATCGCTGCTTTAGAAGATGATTCTGACGTAGATAACACACCAGAAACTGACACAGAATAA
- a CDS encoding accessory Sec system S-layer assembly protein produces MGLFDLFKKGDKVGQDSAVDSSSVVKSTAKTAKKDANRDVVTKLSFHPEWNVPQEQKYVFNFLANDLAPLKPNQLSLSAINIEPVSANGSWNVKAFFRSSLPEAIELGDIELLVLDKDDNRIASHYFDFKKLGVIPAESARPWIFNFPKSTITSEEIPKEGWKISFNLLSLRGHQLDLDDTWKKQLPEKEQEKLAEIVKTLPKLGKTEVNFTGLQTKLNDDNSLHASIFIRNGHDKAINLEQLPLEIVDARGVVVAKGSFNLDPVLSVQPNTTKPWTFIFPAQLVTAEGADLSRWTARVPQ; encoded by the coding sequence ATGGGTTTATTCGATTTATTTAAAAAAGGCGATAAAGTCGGTCAAGACAGTGCAGTTGATTCATCATCAGTCGTAAAATCAACAGCAAAAACAGCAAAAAAGGACGCAAATCGTGATGTTGTAACGAAATTATCATTCCATCCAGAGTGGAATGTGCCACAAGAACAAAAATACGTGTTCAACTTCTTAGCAAACGATTTAGCACCATTAAAACCAAATCAACTTTCACTTTCGGCAATTAACATTGAGCCTGTATCAGCAAATGGCTCTTGGAATGTTAAAGCATTCTTCCGTTCTTCATTACCAGAAGCGATCGAGCTTGGTGATATCGAGCTATTAGTTTTAGACAAAGATGACAACCGTATAGCGTCTCACTACTTTGATTTCAAAAAGCTTGGTGTCATTCCAGCTGAAAGTGCGCGCCCTTGGATTTTCAACTTCCCTAAATCAACAATTACGAGTGAGGAAATTCCTAAAGAAGGCTGGAAAATTTCATTTAACTTACTTTCATTACGCGGTCATCAATTAGATTTAGATGACACTTGGAAAAAGCAGCTACCAGAAAAAGAGCAAGAAAAATTAGCTGAAATCGTCAAAACGTTACCGAAGCTAGGTAAAACAGAAGTTAACTTTACAGGTTTACAAACAAAATTAAATGATGACAATAGTTTACACGCTTCAATCTTCATCCGTAACGGTCATGATAAAGCGATTAACTTAGAGCAATTGCCACTTGAAATCGTGGATGCACGCGGAGTCGTTGTAGCAAAGGGTTCGTTCAATTTAGATCCTGTATTATCCGTTCAACCAAATACTACAAAACCTTGGACGTTCATCTTCCCAGCACAGCTTGTTACAGCTGAAGGCGCAGACCTATCTCGCTGGACAGCACGCGTACCTCAATAG
- the secA2 gene encoding accessory Sec system translocase SecA2, whose amino-acid sequence MFSIFKRNTEQTSARELKKYYKTVDQINKLEATYSPMTDDELRNMTFTFKERLENGEALVNIIPDAFAVVREASKRVLNMRHFDVQLIGGLVLTEGNIAEMPTGEGKTLVASLPSYVRALEGKGVHVITVNDYLAKRDFELIGQIHRFLGLTVGLNVPMMEPADKKLAYNADITYGVGTEFGFDYLRDNMAHTIGDKVQRPYHFAIIDEVDSVLIDEAKTPLIIAGKMGANEELHRIAAMLAKRFKVDEDYDFDDETKATSLTDQGIEKVEAAFGVDNLYDLEHQTLYHYVIQAVRAHVMFERDVDYIVREDKIELVDMFTGRIMEGRSLSDGLHQAIEAKEGVTITEENKAQAQVTIQNYFRMYPKLSGMTGTAKTQEKEILEVYGMHVIQIPTNRPRKRMDQTDIVFETIEQKYEYVAQEVLRRHELGQPVLVGTTSILQSEKVASYLKKYGLQFQLLNAKTVEQEVELISEAGQKKRITVATNMAGRGTDIVLGEGVESLGGLFVIGTEKHESRRVDNQLRGRSGRQGDPGESQFILSIEDDMFKRFAKDDVEKFRKKLTTNEIGCVQNKDVIELIDRTQRIVEGAHYSMREYNLKLDDVINDQRRVIYGLRDKVLKNEGILEHLITMMYETVDFAVRENAPEDKDVIEWDFDKIERTVNSLFITSVSVNRDETKVTKILDSLDSSVKELKTVIESFEQNEQMMAIIPKVMLSFIDHMWVRHLEQMAHLKEGIGLRHYQQEDPMRIYQREGLELFGKNYQELRRKIVEELVTFMKNITMNVEE is encoded by the coding sequence ATGTTCTCAATTTTTAAACGCAATACGGAGCAAACAAGTGCCCGAGAGCTAAAAAAATACTACAAAACTGTAGACCAAATTAACAAGCTTGAAGCAACTTATAGTCCAATGACGGACGACGAGCTCCGCAATATGACATTTACATTCAAAGAACGTTTAGAGAACGGCGAAGCGCTAGTTAACATCATCCCTGATGCCTTCGCTGTCGTGCGTGAAGCATCTAAACGTGTTTTAAACATGCGCCATTTTGATGTGCAATTAATTGGTGGTCTTGTATTAACAGAAGGAAATATTGCTGAAATGCCTACAGGTGAAGGTAAAACTTTAGTTGCCTCACTCCCTTCTTACGTTCGTGCATTAGAAGGCAAAGGAGTTCACGTGATCACAGTTAATGATTACTTAGCAAAGCGTGACTTCGAATTAATCGGACAAATTCACCGCTTCCTTGGCTTAACAGTTGGTCTGAACGTACCAATGATGGAGCCTGCCGATAAAAAACTAGCGTACAATGCAGATATCACATATGGTGTTGGTACGGAATTTGGTTTTGACTATTTACGTGATAATATGGCGCATACAATTGGCGACAAAGTTCAGCGTCCATACCATTTCGCTATTATCGATGAGGTGGATTCGGTATTAATCGATGAAGCGAAAACACCATTAATCATTGCTGGTAAAATGGGGGCAAATGAAGAATTGCACCGCATCGCTGCCATGTTAGCAAAACGCTTCAAAGTAGATGAAGATTATGACTTTGATGATGAAACGAAGGCAACTTCATTAACAGATCAAGGGATTGAAAAAGTTGAAGCCGCGTTTGGTGTTGATAACTTATACGATCTTGAGCACCAAACACTGTACCACTATGTAATCCAAGCCGTTCGTGCGCATGTCATGTTTGAGCGCGACGTTGATTACATCGTGCGTGAAGATAAAATCGAACTTGTCGATATGTTTACTGGCCGCATTATGGAAGGACGTTCACTTTCAGATGGCTTACACCAGGCGATTGAAGCGAAAGAAGGCGTGACAATCACTGAAGAAAACAAAGCACAAGCTCAAGTAACGATTCAAAACTACTTCCGTATGTACCCGAAATTATCAGGGATGACTGGTACTGCGAAAACGCAAGAAAAGGAGATTCTAGAAGTTTACGGCATGCACGTGATTCAAATCCCAACGAACCGTCCGCGCAAACGTATGGACCAAACCGATATCGTATTCGAGACGATCGAGCAAAAATACGAATATGTGGCACAGGAAGTATTACGTCGCCATGAACTAGGTCAACCGGTTTTAGTCGGAACCACTTCTATTCTACAATCCGAAAAAGTAGCGAGCTATTTAAAAAAATATGGCCTCCAATTCCAACTTCTAAATGCCAAAACAGTGGAGCAAGAAGTTGAATTAATATCTGAAGCCGGTCAAAAGAAACGTATTACTGTTGCAACAAACATGGCAGGTCGTGGTACAGATATCGTATTAGGTGAGGGTGTTGAGTCACTTGGCGGTCTTTTCGTTATTGGTACAGAAAAACATGAATCTCGCCGTGTCGACAATCAATTACGCGGTCGTTCTGGTCGTCAAGGTGACCCTGGCGAAAGTCAATTTATCCTGTCGATTGAAGACGATATGTTCAAACGCTTTGCAAAAGACGATGTCGAAAAGTTCCGCAAAAAATTGACAACAAACGAAATTGGTTGCGTTCAAAACAAAGATGTTATTGAGCTCATTGACCGTACACAGCGTATTGTTGAAGGCGCTCACTACTCGATGCGTGAATACAATTTAAAGCTCGACGACGTGATTAATGATCAACGTCGTGTTATTTATGGTTTACGTGATAAAGTGCTAAAAAACGAAGGCATCTTAGAACATTTAATAACAATGATGTACGAAACAGTTGATTTTGCCGTTCGTGAAAATGCTCCAGAGGATAAAGATGTTATTGAGTGGGACTTCGATAAAATCGAGCGCACGGTCAATTCATTGTTTATCACATCGGTTTCAGTAAACCGCGATGAAACAAAAGTAACGAAAATTTTAGATTCTCTAGATTCATCCGTTAAAGAACTAAAGACCGTTATCGAGAGCTTCGAGCAAAACGAGCAAATGATGGCCATTATTCCTAAAGTAATGCTTAGCTTCATCGACCATATGTGGGTTCGTCACTTAGAGCAGATGGCGCATTTAAAAGAAGGTATCGGCTTACGTCATTACCAACAAGAAGACCCGATGCGCATTTACCAACGTGAAGGCTTAGAACTATTCGGGAAAAACTATCAAGAGCTACGTCGCAAAATTGTTGAAGAGCTTGTAACATTTATGAAAAACATTACGATGAACGTGGAGGAATAA
- a CDS encoding glycosyltransferase family 4 protein, giving the protein MIYVSLIVAFVAAILLTPLVKRLAFRLGAVDAPNYRKVHARIMPRLGGLAIYLAFMIGILFLKFVTNFASDYLYAILIAATIIVITGIVDDMREISAKAKLVGQFAAACIVVFVGDIQINNINLPFGGELDFGWLGIPLTIMWIVGITNAINLIDGLDGLAAGVSTIALMTLAVMAMIMGNGIVIAMAAILAAATIGFLFFNFHPAKIFMGDTGALFLGFMISVLALLGFKNVAVISFVIPVIMLGVPVSDTFFAIVRRLRSGKKWSDPDKSHLHHRLLDLGFSHRQTVLIIYAMAAMFGVAAVIFSMAKVWGAILLITVILVAIELFVEVIGLAGKNYKPLLNLVKIFNK; this is encoded by the coding sequence ATGATTTACGTGTCTTTAATCGTGGCCTTTGTTGCTGCTATTTTACTTACTCCGCTTGTGAAGCGTTTAGCGTTTCGCCTTGGCGCTGTAGATGCCCCAAACTATCGAAAAGTACATGCACGCATTATGCCACGTCTAGGTGGATTAGCGATTTACCTTGCATTTATGATAGGAATTTTATTTTTAAAATTTGTTACAAACTTCGCAAGTGACTATTTATATGCAATCTTAATCGCCGCTACAATTATTGTCATTACAGGTATTGTTGATGATATGCGCGAAATTTCAGCAAAAGCAAAGTTAGTAGGGCAGTTTGCTGCTGCGTGTATCGTAGTATTTGTTGGCGATATTCAAATTAATAATATTAACTTACCATTCGGTGGTGAGCTTGACTTTGGTTGGTTAGGGATTCCACTTACGATTATGTGGATTGTAGGGATTACAAATGCGATCAACTTAATTGATGGTCTTGACGGTCTTGCTGCAGGTGTTTCAACAATTGCACTTATGACATTAGCTGTAATGGCGATGATTATGGGGAATGGTATTGTTATTGCAATGGCGGCCATTTTGGCTGCTGCTACAATTGGTTTCTTATTCTTTAATTTCCACCCTGCGAAAATCTTCATGGGGGATACGGGTGCGCTGTTTTTAGGTTTCATGATTTCGGTATTAGCACTCCTAGGGTTTAAAAACGTAGCGGTCATTTCGTTTGTTATTCCTGTAATTATGCTAGGAGTTCCGGTTTCAGATACATTCTTTGCGATTGTACGTCGTTTACGTAGTGGGAAAAAATGGTCGGATCCTGATAAATCCCACTTACACCATCGTTTATTAGATTTAGGATTCTCACATCGCCAAACAGTGTTGATAATCTATGCAATGGCGGCTATGTTTGGGGTTGCAGCGGTTATTTTCTCAATGGCAAAAGTATGGGGTGCGATTTTATTAATCACGGTCATTCTAGTAGCAATTGAGTTATTCGTAGAAGTTATCGGACTTGCTGGTAAAAACTATAAACCACTGTTGAATTTAGTGAAGATATTTAATAAATGA
- a CDS encoding LCP family protein: MRNRQNKKSGSSKFKLFLKVAILVAFSLTICATAYGVYLTKQAKHAANGAYEELENREQSEQRDVKVEPKQDNVSILILGVDDSEKRDQGAENSRSDALLLATLNNKTKTVKLLSIPRDSYVYIPHVGYRDKITHAHAFGGTLASIETVEELFDIPIDYYVRMNFNAFIDIVDALGGIEVEVPYDMLEMDEFDKKTVDLEAGLQTLDGREALALARTRKQDSDIERGKRQQEIIKAIAKKSASFTSISKYDDILSAVGSNMKTDMTFDEMRSFFSYLTAGMPRIDTLTLEGYDDMSTGTYYYKLDDESVDEISNILQSHLGLNPESTNYSGTGTQSDSAYTEDDSDSLTQ; this comes from the coding sequence ATGAGAAACAGGCAAAACAAAAAGAGCGGCTCTTCGAAATTCAAGTTATTTTTAAAAGTAGCTATTCTCGTTGCGTTTTCGCTAACAATTTGTGCCACAGCATATGGCGTTTATTTAACAAAGCAAGCAAAACACGCAGCTAATGGTGCCTACGAGGAGCTTGAAAATCGTGAACAATCCGAGCAGCGAGATGTAAAAGTCGAGCCAAAGCAAGACAATGTCTCTATTTTAATTTTAGGGGTCGATGATAGCGAAAAGCGCGATCAAGGTGCAGAAAACTCTCGTTCAGACGCCCTATTATTAGCAACATTAAACAACAAAACAAAAACTGTAAAACTATTAAGTATTCCACGTGATTCTTATGTTTATATACCACATGTTGGCTATCGAGATAAAATCACTCATGCCCATGCTTTTGGTGGAACACTTGCTTCAATCGAAACGGTGGAAGAACTATTTGATATTCCAATCGACTACTATGTACGCATGAACTTCAATGCATTTATCGATATTGTCGATGCTTTAGGCGGTATCGAAGTCGAAGTACCATACGATATGCTTGAAATGGATGAGTTCGACAAAAAGACAGTCGACTTAGAAGCAGGCCTTCAAACATTAGATGGCCGCGAAGCATTAGCATTGGCACGTACTCGTAAGCAAGATAGTGACATCGAGCGTGGAAAACGCCAACAAGAAATTATTAAAGCCATTGCTAAAAAATCAGCATCTTTCACATCTATCTCAAAATACGATGATATCCTATCTGCTGTTGGTTCAAATATGAAAACAGACATGACCTTCGATGAAATGCGATCGTTCTTCAGCTATTTAACAGCTGGTATGCCACGTATCGACACATTAACATTAGAAGGCTATGATGATATGTCTACAGGTACTTACTATTACAAATTAGACGATGAAAGCGTAGATGAAATCAGCAATATCTTACAAAGCCATTTAGGTTTAAACCCTGAATCAACAAACTATTCAGGTACCGGCACACAATCTGATTCTGCTTATACAGAAGATGATTCAGATTCACTAACACAATAA
- a CDS encoding YigZ family protein gives MRNNYFTVKGYGESEIIISKSRFITYVERVETEQEALLFIEKIKKLHASATHNCSCYLIGEHDQIQKANDDGEPSGTAGVPMLEVLKKQGLKDTVVVVTRYFGGIKLGGGGLIRAYGNATTEGIVAAQVVERKLHYVMKIAIDYVWLGKLENEIRNSDYTLRDIDYTDNVEIFVHVLKEVEATFMEWITELTNGQAVITKEESLFIEF, from the coding sequence ATGAGAAATAACTATTTTACTGTCAAAGGTTATGGCGAATCTGAAATTATAATTTCAAAATCTCGGTTTATAACATACGTTGAACGTGTCGAAACCGAACAAGAAGCCCTACTGTTCATCGAAAAAATAAAAAAACTGCATGCTAGCGCTACGCATAATTGCTCCTGCTATTTAATCGGGGAGCATGATCAAATTCAAAAAGCAAATGATGATGGGGAACCGAGTGGAACAGCTGGCGTCCCTATGTTAGAAGTTTTAAAAAAGCAAGGACTAAAAGACACAGTTGTAGTCGTTACCCGTTATTTCGGGGGGATTAAACTCGGCGGCGGTGGGTTAATTCGTGCTTATGGCAATGCCACAACAGAAGGTATTGTGGCAGCTCAAGTTGTCGAGCGCAAATTACACTATGTCATGAAAATTGCAATTGACTATGTTTGGCTAGGTAAATTGGAAAATGAAATTCGTAATTCCGACTACACACTTCGCGATATCGACTACACAGACAATGTAGAAATTTTTGTTCACGTGTTAAAAGAGGTTGAAGCAACATTTATGGAGTGGATTACCGAATTAACAAATGGACAAGCCGTTATCACAAAAGAGGAATCACTATTTATCGAATTTTAA
- a CDS encoding sensor histidine kinase: MFQDDQIDIASLDMIFNRMLETITNSKDDIFIISEQSRRSFEDMQQELEIVRQEIKIMIDETDSSEKLLQLSKHRLVIVSKSFNDHSEEQIRAAYENTNNLQLKVSLCKEKEKQLRDKRDDLERRLRALYDTIERADHIVNQVNVVISFLTTDLKNVGAALEQAKIKQDFGIRIIKAQEEERKRLSREIHDGPAQMMANVLMRSNLIDRIFREKGADKALQEIQDLKINVRNALSEVRRIIYDLRPMALDDLGITPTLKKYLSTVMEYNPGVDIQFMSYNNERRISSDYEVAIFRLVQECANNAIKHGKSSLIHVKIEWLRDEINVVVKDNGKGFDTENVREGSFGIIGMKERIDLLRGNMNISSVVGKGTTVLIKIPLPIEEEETI; this comes from the coding sequence ATGTTTCAAGATGATCAGATAGATATAGCCTCGCTTGATATGATTTTTAATCGAATGTTAGAAACAATTACAAATTCTAAGGACGATATATTTATTATAAGCGAACAGAGCCGAAGAAGCTTTGAAGATATGCAACAAGAGCTCGAAATCGTTCGTCAAGAGATTAAAATTATGATTGATGAAACCGATAGTTCAGAGAAACTACTTCAATTATCGAAGCATCGATTAGTTATTGTTAGCAAAAGCTTTAACGATCATTCGGAAGAACAGATTCGTGCAGCTTATGAAAATACAAATAATTTACAACTTAAAGTGTCGTTATGCAAGGAAAAAGAAAAACAATTACGTGACAAGCGAGATGATTTAGAAAGACGACTACGTGCACTTTATGATACGATTGAAAGAGCAGATCACATTGTCAATCAGGTAAATGTCGTTATTAGCTTTTTGACAACTGATTTAAAAAATGTGGGTGCTGCACTCGAGCAAGCTAAAATCAAGCAAGACTTTGGAATTCGTATTATAAAAGCTCAGGAAGAAGAGCGTAAACGATTATCACGTGAAATTCACGATGGGCCAGCTCAAATGATGGCTAACGTTTTAATGCGCTCAAATTTAATTGATCGTATTTTTCGTGAGAAGGGCGCCGACAAAGCACTGCAAGAAATTCAAGATTTAAAAATAAACGTCCGCAACGCACTGTCAGAAGTCCGTCGAATAATTTACGATTTACGCCCAATGGCACTTGATGATTTAGGCATAACACCAACATTAAAAAAATATTTATCAACCGTTATGGAATATAACCCAGGCGTTGATATACAATTTATGTCCTACAATAATGAACGCCGTATTTCGTCGGATTATGAGGTAGCGATTTTCCGTTTAGTGCAAGAATGTGCCAATAATGCAATAAAACATGGCAAATCTTCATTAATACATGTAAAAATCGAGTGGCTACGTGACGAAATAAATGTTGTGGTAAAAGATAATGGTAAAGGCTTTGATACGGAAAACGTTCGAGAAGGCTCATTTGGTATTATAGGCATGAAAGAAAGAATTGATTTATTAAGAGGTAACATGAATATTAGCAGCGTTGTAGGTAAAGGCACGACTGTTTTAATAAAGATTCCTTTACCAATCGAAGAGGAAGAAACAATATAA
- a CDS encoding response regulator transcription factor, which produces MTKIIIIDDHQLFREGVKRILDFEDTFEVVAEGDDGTDVVSLYERNQPDVVLMDINMPGKNGVEATADLIAEYPDAKVMVLSIHDDESYVTHALKSGALGYMLKEMDADEIVEAIKVVSNGGSYLHPKVTKNLVAEFRRLSEHENKGNFHQTEIRRPFHLLTKRECEVLQLLTDGQSNRTIGETLYISEKTVKNHVSSILQKMNVNDRTQAVVTAIKNGWVEVR; this is translated from the coding sequence ATGACAAAAATTATTATTATTGATGACCACCAATTATTCCGTGAAGGCGTTAAACGTATTTTAGATTTTGAAGATACGTTTGAAGTTGTCGCTGAGGGCGATGACGGTACAGATGTAGTGAGTCTATACGAAAGAAACCAGCCAGATGTTGTGTTAATGGACATTAACATGCCGGGGAAAAACGGTGTAGAAGCAACAGCAGACTTAATCGCGGAATATCCAGATGCAAAAGTAATGGTGTTATCAATTCACGATGACGAATCTTATGTTACACATGCATTAAAATCAGGTGCATTAGGGTATATGCTAAAAGAAATGGATGCAGATGAAATCGTAGAAGCGATCAAAGTTGTATCAAACGGTGGCTCTTACCTACATCCGAAAGTAACGAAAAACCTAGTAGCAGAATTCCGTCGTCTATCTGAGCATGAAAACAAAGGGAATTTCCACCAAACAGAAATTCGCCGCCCATTCCACTTATTAACGAAGCGTGAATGCGAAGTGCTACAGTTATTAACAGATGGTCAATCGAACCGTACAATCGGCGAAACATTATACATCTCAGAAAAAACAGTAAAAAACCATGTTTCAAGCATTTTACAAAAAATGAACGTAAACGACCGTACTCAAGCAGTAGTAACTGCCATCAAAAACGGGTGGGTAGAAGTTCGATAA
- a CDS encoding nuclear transport factor 2 family protein gives MKNWLMAVMAMFLLTACGDEQEASPEQLQKKIEDGTVGFEVTGDSIQEAENIPADEKEKIIYAFNEYIKAFNDKDLDRYKNIISKNAEGFNYDEDVKAVSEVFQQYDVNRTAEDITIVKYSKEDAQVFSNLTTNTKELETGAELSGTGRQVTVFVKEDSWKVSSIYYIGNE, from the coding sequence ATGAAAAATTGGTTAATGGCTGTCATGGCAATGTTCCTGTTGACGGCTTGCGGCGATGAACAAGAGGCATCACCAGAACAATTACAAAAAAAGATTGAAGATGGAACGGTAGGCTTTGAGGTTACGGGAGATTCGATTCAAGAAGCCGAAAATATTCCAGCAGATGAAAAAGAAAAGATAATTTATGCGTTTAATGAATACATCAAAGCCTTTAATGACAAAGATTTAGACCGTTATAAAAATATTATTTCCAAAAATGCAGAAGGCTTTAATTATGATGAGGATGTAAAGGCGGTTTCGGAAGTATTTCAGCAATATGACGTCAATCGTACTGCTGAAGATATAACGATTGTGAAATATAGCAAAGAAGATGCGCAAGTATTTTCGAATTTAACGACAAATACAAAAGAGCTTGAAACTGGAGCAGAACTATCGGGTACAGGTCGACAAGTAACGGTATTTGTAAAAGAAGATAGCTGGAAAGTTTCGAGTATTTATTATATTGGAAATGAATGA
- a CDS encoding DegV family protein has product MKTAIVTDSTAYLTLEERQRLNVYMIPLSVNIEGTIYDEEIDITASEFYDRVRGAKEFPKTTQPPIGKFVELYETLAKEYDEIVTIHLSSGISGTFQGAVQASDMVEDVNVYAFDSEVAAYLQGFFVIEAAKKAAEGASGEEIIAHLELLRPTREEYIVVDDLQHLQRGGRLSAAAALIGGLLQVKPVLTFQNKVIVPFEKIRTRKKALRRVEDQLAVAVEKHGALRATVIHGNCEEEAVELMNSLAEKYPTVEFTLSYFGPVIGTHLGEGAMAMGWIKKI; this is encoded by the coding sequence ATGAAAACAGCAATTGTTACAGATAGTACAGCCTATTTGACGCTTGAAGAACGTCAGCGTCTTAATGTTTATATGATTCCTTTAAGCGTTAATATAGAAGGAACAATTTATGATGAAGAAATCGATATCACAGCTTCTGAATTTTATGATCGTGTACGTGGAGCTAAGGAATTCCCTAAAACAACACAGCCACCGATTGGAAAATTTGTAGAGCTTTATGAAACATTAGCAAAAGAGTATGATGAAATTGTAACAATCCATTTATCAAGTGGCATTAGTGGTACTTTCCAAGGTGCGGTACAAGCAAGTGATATGGTAGAAGATGTAAATGTTTATGCATTTGACTCGGAAGTTGCGGCTTATTTACAAGGTTTTTTTGTAATAGAAGCGGCGAAAAAAGCAGCGGAGGGCGCTTCTGGTGAAGAAATTATTGCGCATTTAGAACTTTTACGTCCAACACGCGAGGAATATATTGTTGTGGATGACCTGCAGCATTTACAGCGTGGAGGTCGTTTATCGGCAGCGGCGGCATTAATTGGTGGGCTACTACAAGTAAAACCGGTATTAACCTTCCAAAACAAAGTCATCGTTCCATTTGAAAAAATTCGTACGCGTAAAAAAGCATTACGTCGTGTAGAAGATCAACTTGCAGTAGCAGTTGAAAAGCACGGTGCACTGCGAGCTACGGTTATACATGGAAACTGCGAAGAAGAAGCGGTTGAATTGATGAATAGCTTAGCTGAAAAATATCCAACTGTAGAGTTTACATTAAGCTACTTCGGCCCAGTTATCGGTACGCACTTAGGTGAAGGTGCGATGGCAATGGGCTGGATCAAAAAAATATAG